Below is a window of Gemmatimonadota bacterium DNA.
TTCTAAAGGCCAGCGCCCACTCCGACGTTCACTACCTGGAGGAGTGGCTGCTCGCTCGCAAGGCGCACACCTCGGTGCGGGCCGCCCGCCCGGCGGCGTAAAACGGGTCCGCCATGAGTCCGCGAACACCCTCGGTACGGATCTTCGCGCTTCCTGCGGCCCTTGCGGTCCTCCTGGTTTCGCCATTCGACGGGTCTCCTCAGACGCCTCCGACACCCGAAGAGCTTCTCTCGGACATAACGCTGCTCGCAACAACCGGCCGCACCGAGGAGGCTCGTGCGCAGCTCGCGGACTGGTGGAGCACCCAGCGGGGCGAGGCCATGCCGAGATCGGTCGAGCGGGCGCTCTGGTGGCGCGCACGGCTCCAGACCGACCCACTGGCGGCCACGCGGGATTTTCGTCGCCTGCTGGTCGAGTACCCGTCGGGACCCTACGCCGACCTGGCCCTCCTTCGTCTGGTGCAGGGTGCGCGGGCGAGCGGCGATTCCGTGGCCGAAGAGAACTACCTGGAATCTCTCGCCCGAGGCTATCCCGGCTCTCCCGGCCACCAGGCGTCACTGGCCTGGGCGCGGGGCGAGGAGGTCCGGCTCCAAGCTGCCGTGCTGATGGACGGCAGGTTCGACGTCGTTCCCGGCCGGCTCGCCGCGGCGCCTGCTCTGGACGCCACGGACGACATGACCGCTTCGACGAGCGACGCCGAGATGGGCGGCGAGGGCCTGGAAAGGAGCGACGTGAACCCGAAACACCCGCCACCCGAGGCGGACTCGGGAACGGAAGCCGGTTCACCGGCGGGCCAGCCGGCAGCTCGCTACGCCGTCCAGCTGGGCGCCTTTCGTGAGATTTCCCGTGCCGAGAGGCTCATGGACAGGGCGGTGGAGCGTGGGCTCGAGGTCCGAATCGTGCGTTTGCCCGAGAGCGAGCTTCACTATGTGCGGGTGGGGAAGTACGGAATCGCGGCCGAGGCCGACGAGCTCCAGGTCCGGCTCACCGAGCTCGGATTTCGAACCTTCGTGGTTCGAGATGCTCACGAGGAAAGGCCGGCCAGGTAGGATCGCGCTCGAACCAGGCTTTCGGCGGGTTCCCTAAGGCCTTTCCGCCTTGCACGATGTATCTTGGAGGCATGCCGAACCACGACACTCCGCTCATGCAGCAGTGGCGCGAGGCCAAGGCCAAGGATCCCTCGGCCTTGCTCGCGTTCCGTGTGGGTGACTTCTACGAGTTCTTCAACGAGGACGCCGAAAAGGCTGCGCCGCTGCTCTCGCTGACCCTGACGGCGAGGAACAACGGCAACGCCGCCAAGACCCCGCTGGCGGGCTTCCCGGCCAAAGCCCTGCCGGAGTATGTGCGCAAGCTGGTCCAACTAGGTGAGCGGGTGTCGATCTGCGAGCAGACCGAGACCCCCGCCCAAGCCCTCGGAAGCGTCGTCAAGCGCGAGGTGGTCGAGACGATCACTCCGGGTACGGTCCTCGACGACGCTCTGCTCGACGCCGGGCGAAGCAGCTTTCTGGTCGCGCTGGTGAAGGGGCGCGGCGACTCCTATGGCTCGGCCGCGCTCGAACTCACGACCGGAGAGCTGATCGGCATGCGCTTCCCGGCGGACGACCTCGAGGCCGAGCTGGGCAAGCTCGAACCAGCCGAACTTCTTCTCCCTCGCTCGCTGTCCCAGGAGCCCTCGTTCGCGGAATCCTTCGAGGCCGCGCCCGCCCCACGAACTCTGCGCGAAGACTGGTACTTCGACCCCGAGAGCTGCGGAGAGGAGGTTCTGCGGGCCTACGGACTCCACTCGCTGGACGGGCTGGGGGTGGAGCCTTCCGAAGCGGCGATCATCACCGCCGTCGGGGCGCTGATCCGTTACGTGAAGGAGGTCAAGCCGACCGTCGGAGGACATTTGCGACGGCTGCGGGTGGTCAGATCCGGACACACCATG
It encodes the following:
- a CDS encoding SPOR domain-containing protein; the protein is MSPRTPSVRIFALPAALAVLLVSPFDGSPQTPPTPEELLSDITLLATTGRTEEARAQLADWWSTQRGEAMPRSVERALWWRARLQTDPLAATRDFRRLLVEYPSGPYADLALLRLVQGARASGDSVAEENYLESLARGYPGSPGHQASLAWARGEEVRLQAAVLMDGRFDVVPGRLAAAPALDATDDMTASTSDAEMGGEGLERSDVNPKHPPPEADSGTEAGSPAGQPAARYAVQLGAFREISRAERLMDRAVERGLEVRIVRLPESELHYVRVGKYGIAAEADELQVRLTELGFRTFVVRDAHEERPAR